Proteins found in one Panicum hallii strain FIL2 chromosome 4, PHallii_v3.1, whole genome shotgun sequence genomic segment:
- the LOC112889046 gene encoding uncharacterized abhydrolase domain-containing protein DDB_G0269086-like, with product MGPEPEATTPPRPKAAPQEEGTRPAATTEASAIEPGVEVGPSPAELAAEGTAATAEAAAPGVAEVVEVAAPEAAEVAAPGATEAAAPEAAETAAPEVAEVASYAAPPVEEEEPELEAERQRLSDWEVRLGDRINSVSAHYAEERAKLVQGRELLQEELEQARVREAAALQREKAATRREAEALEGLIAVEEMKQAVADRDRVARELAAQARKASAAVEAEKSALADLAAAAAKKEEWLAARKAEEVARLQEQQKREEAL from the exons ATGGGCCCGGAGCCGGaggccaccacaccgccgcGACCCAAAgctgccccccaggaggagggcACCAGGCCCGCTGCGACGACCGAGGCATCGGCGATAGAGCCGGGTGTCGAGGTCGGGCCCTCTCCAGCTGAGCTAGCAGCAGAGGGGACCGCTGCCACGGCGGAGGCTGCAGCGCCAGGGGtagcggaggtggtggaggtcgcggcgccggaggcagcggaggtggctGCACCGGGggcgacagaggcggcggcaccggaggcagcaGAGACAGCGGCACCGGAGGTCGCTGAAGTTGCCAGCTACGCCGCCCCACCGGTAGAGGAGGAGGAACcagag ctggaggcggagcgccagcggctatCCGATTGGGAGGTTCGCTTGGGCGACCGCATCAACTCCGTCTCTGCCCActacgccgaggagcgcgccaagctcgtgcaGGGGCGCGAGCTTctgcaggaggagctggagcaagcTCGCgtccgggaggcggcggcgctccaacGGGAGAAGGCGGCCACGCGGCGGGAAGCAGAGGCCCTCGAGGGGCTGATCGCAGTGGAGGAGATGAAGCAGGCGGTGGCAGACAGGGATCGGGTTGCCCGGGAGCTGGCGGCTCAGGCCAGGAAGGCGTCGGCAGCGGTCGAGGCGGAAAAGTCCGCCCTCGCAgatttggcggcggcggcagcaaagaaagaagaatggCTGGCCGCCCGcaaagcagaggaggtggcccggcttcAGGAGCaacagaagcgggaagaggcc CTTTAA
- the LOC112888848 gene encoding GDSL esterase/lipase At5g55050-like, whose amino-acid sequence MGYELAVKALVASIVLGVAVAGVEPSKKMMWRRQVPAMYVFGDSTMDVGNNNYLPGEEVPRADKPYYGIDLPDSGKPTGRFSNGYNVADFVARNLGFEKSPRAYLELKARSHLIPSAITSGVSYASAGAGILDSTNAGGNIPLSQQVRLFRSTMVEMDATVGPQAVSRLLSKSLFLFGVGSNDFFAFATELAKRNRSATQGDVAAFYGSLISNYSAAITELYKLGARKFGIINVGPVGCVPRVRVLNATGGCADGMNQLVAGFDAALESLLAGLAANKLPGLAYSLADSFGFTARTDPHAAGFVSDDSACCGGGRLGAEADCLPGATLCADRDRFLFWDRVHPSQRAAMLSAEAYYDGQAQFTKPISFKQLAQKSS is encoded by the exons ATGGGGTACGAGCTTGCCGTGAAAGCTCTCGTTGCTAGCATCGTGCTCGGCGTCGCCGTTGCCGGCGTAGAGCCGAGTAAGAAGATGATGTGGCGCCGGCAGGTGCCGGCGATGTACGTGTTCGGGGACTCGACGATGGACGTCGGCAACAACAACTACCTGCCAGGGGAGGAGGTCCCCAGGGCCGACAAGCCCTACTACGGCATCGATTTGCCGGACTCCGGCAAGCCCACCGGAAGGTTCAGCAACGGCTACAACGTCGCCGACTTCGTTG CAAGGAACCTGGGATTCGAGAAGAGCCCTCGGGCTTATCTGGAGCTCAAAGCGCGCAGCCATCTGATCCCGAGCGCAATCACCAGTGGAGTGAGCTATGCATCGGCAGGAGCTGGGATCCTGGACTCCACT AACGCTGGAGGCAACATCCCGCTGTCGCAGCAGGTGCGGCTGTTCCGGTCGACCATGGTCGAGATGGATGCCACGGTGGGCCCACAAGCAGTGAGCAGGCTGCTCTCCAAGTCCTTGTTCCTCTTCGGCGTCGGCAGCAACGACTTCTTCGCCTTCGCGACGGAGCTGGCCAAGCGGAACAGATCGGCGACGCAGGGCGACGTCGCCGCCTTCTACGGCAGCCTCATCTCCAACTACTCGGCCGCCATCACG GAGCTGTACAAGCTGGGCGCCAGGAAGTTCGGCATCATCAACGTGGGCCCTGTCGGCTGCGTGCCGCGCGTGCGCGTGCTCAACGCGACGGGCGGCTGCGCCGACGGCATGAACCAGCTCGTCGCCGGCTTCGACGCCGCGCTCGAGTCCCTCCTGGCCGGGCTCGCCGCCAATAAGCTGCCGGGCTTGGCCTACTCCCTGGCCGACTCCTTCGGCTTCACCGCCCGCACCGACCCGCACGCGGCGGGGTTCGTCAGCGACGACAGCgcctgctgcggcggcgggcggctcggcgcggaggCGGACTGCCTGCCCGGCGCCACGCTCTGCGCCGACCGCGACCGCTTCCTCTTCTGGGACCGGGTGCACCCTTCCCAGCGGGCCGCCATGCTCAGCGCGGAGGCCTACTACGACGGCCAGGCCCAGTTCACCAAGCCCATCAGCTTCAAGCAGCTGGCACAGAAGAGTAGTTGA
- the LOC112888849 gene encoding GDSL esterase/lipase At1g71691-like, producing MGYEVTMKALVLSLVVGAVAGIRPSKLMRQVPAIYVFGDSTLDVGNNNYLPGEGVPRADKPYYGVDLPGSGKPTGRFSNGYNTADFVAKRLGFDKSPLAYFVLKAHNKLIPSSITRGVSYASAGAGILDSTNAGKNIPLSQQVRLFESTKAEMEAKVGPRAVSELLRRSFFLVGAGSNDFFAFATAQAEHNKTATQSDVAAFYGSLLSNYSAAITELYKLGARKFGIINVGPVGCVPRVRVLNVTGACADGMNQLAAGFDAALKSLLAGLARKLPGFAYSLADSLGLTQDTFANPLALGFVSSDSACCGSGRLGAQGECTPTTTLCPDRDRYIFWDSVHPSQRSAMLGAKAYYDGPPRYTTPITFKQLAAATP from the exons ATGGGGTACGAGGTGACCATGAAGGCACTTGTCCTCAGCCTTGTGGTGGGCGCCGTCGCCGGCATCCGGCCGAGCAAGCTCATGCGGCAGGTGCCGGCGATCTACGTGTTCGGGGACTCGACGCTGGATGTCGGCAACAACAACTACCTGCCGGGGGAAGGCGTCCCCAGGGCCGACAAGCCCTATTACGGCGTCGACCTGCCGGGCTCCGGCAAGCCCACCGGAAGGTTCAGCAACGGCTACAACACCGCCGACTTCGTCG CAAAGAGACTGGGATTCGACAAGAGCCCTCTGGCTTACTTTGTGCTCAAAGCACACAATAAGCTGATTCCGAGCTCAATCACAAGAGGAGTAAGCTATGCATCGGCAGGAGCTGGGATTCTGGACTCCACT AACGCGGGAAAGAACATCCCGCTGTCGCAGCAGGTGCGGTTGTTCGAGTCGACCAAGGCCGAGATGGAGGCCAAGGTGGGCCCGCGCGCGGTGAGCGAGCTCCTCCGTAGGTCCTTCTTCCTCGTCGGCGCCGGGAGCAACGACTTCTTCGCCTTCGCGACGGCGCAGGCGGAGCACAACAAGACGGCCACGCAGAGCGACGTCGCCGCCTTCTACGGCAGCCTGCTCTCCAACTACTCCGCCGCCATCACG gAGCTGTACAAGCTGGGCGCGAGGAAGTTTGGCATCATCAACGTGGGGCCGGTGGGCTGCGTGCCCCGGGTGCGCGTGCTCAACGTCACCGGCGCGTGCGCCGACGGCATGAACCAGCTCGCCGCCGGCTTCGATGCCGCGCTCAAGTCCCTCCTGGCCGGGCTCGCCCGGAAGCTGCCGGGCTTCGCCTACTCCCTCGCCGACTCCTTGGGCCTCACCCAGGACACCTTCGCCAACCCGCTGGCACTAGGGTTCGTGAGCTCGGACAGCGCCTGCTGCGGGAGCGGGCGTCTGGGGGCGCAGGGCGAGTGCACGCCCACCACCACGCTCTGCCCGGACCGCGACCGCTACATCTTCTGGGACTCGGTGCACCCGTCGCAGCGCTCCGCCATGCTGGGCGCCAAGGCCTACTACGACGGCCCGCCGCGCTACACCACGCCGATCACCTTCAAGCAGTTGGCCGCCGCCACACCATGA
- the LOC112890825 gene encoding GDSL esterase/lipase At5g55050-like, translated as MGSKSAMEGLVLFLVATSVQVLVVAGRRPPALYVFGDSILDVGNNNYLPGEDVPRANRPYYGVDFPGMIPTGRFSNGCNTADYVAKSMGFVSSPPPYLSLAPSSSLVGLTALTAGVSYASADAGILDSTNAGKCIPLSRQVEYFNATRATMVAAVGYGAVNALLFKSIFLLGVGSNDLFVFAAAQQSRNRTAAEQQSDAAALFADLLSNYSATITELHAMGARKFAITNLGLLGCVPALRALDPAGACVDGLNLLAAGFDGALRSLLAGLAPRLPGLVYSLADSFGLTQDTFADPQASGYTDIAGACCGSGRLLAEGNCLPNSTVCSNRDQHVFWDRFHPSQRASLLTAQAFYDGPAQYTTPINFMQLAQSS; from the exons ATGGGCAGCAAGTCGGCCATGGAGGGTCTTGTGCTGTTCCTAGTTGCGACATCCGTGCAAGTGCTagtcgtcgccggccgccggccgccggcgctgTACGTGTTCGGGGACTCGATCCTGGACGTCGGGAACAACAACTACCTGCCGGGGGAGGACGTCCCCAGGGCCAACAGGCCCTACTACGGCGTCGACTTCCCCGGCATGATTCCCACCGGGAGGTTCAGCAATGGCTGCAACACCGCTGACTACGTTG CAAAGAGCATGGGGTTCGTGAGTAGCCCTCCGCCTTATCTGTCGCTGGCACCGAGCTCCAGCCTTGTGGGCCTCAccgccctcaccgccggcgtcaGCTACGCTTCCGCTGACGCTGGCATCCTCGACTCCACC AACGCCGGCAAGTGCATCCCGTTGTCAAGGCAGGTGGAGTACTTCAACGCCACCAGGGCTACGATGGTCGCCGCGGTGGGCTACGGCGCGGTGAACGCCCTGCTGTTCAAGTCCATCTTCCTCCTCGGCGTCGGCAGCAACGACCTGTTCGTgttcgcggccgcgcagcagtcGCGGAACAGGACGGCCGCGGAGCAGCAGAGCGACGCTGCCGCGCTCTTCGCCGACCTCCTCTCCAACTACTCGGCCACCATCACG GAGCTGCACGCGATGGGCGCGAGGAAGTTCGCCATCACCAACCTGGGGCTCCTCGGGTGCGTGCCGGCGCTGCGGGCGCTCGACCCGGCGGGCGCGTGCGTCGACGGCCTGAACCTGCTCGCCGCCGGCTTCGACGGCGCGCTCcggtcgctgctcgccggcctCGCCCCCCGGCTGCCGGGCCTCGTCTACTCCCTCGCCGACTCCTTCGGCCTCACGCAGGACACCTTCGCGGACCCGCAGGCGTCGGGGTACACCGACATCGCCGGCGCGTGCTGCGGCAGCGGGCGGCTGCTCGCCGAGGGGAACTGCCTGCCCAACTCCACGGTCTGCTCCAACCGCGACCAGCACGTCTTCTGGGATCGCTTCCACCCTTCCCAGCGGGCCTCTCTTCTCACGGCCCAGGCATTCTACGACGGGCCGGCCCAGTACACCACGCCAATCAACTTCATGCAGCTGGCCCAGTCCAGTTAA